A stretch of Pogona vitticeps strain Pit_001003342236 chromosome 5, PviZW2.1, whole genome shotgun sequence DNA encodes these proteins:
- the TLX2 gene encoding T-cell leukemia homeobox protein 2 — MEPFGLGPEGTVHTPPPPPPPPPPPPPAQEPIRFGIDQILGCPQPPPTQQEDSGVAAVGEPELALYNGGSYGAEYNAACSLSAYGLSGASVGSGAGVIRVPAHRPVPSGPVHPPSGGPSLTFPWMENNRRLAKDRIAATLPPFSVARRVGHPYQNRTPPKRKKPRTSFSRAQICELEKRFHRQKYLASAERAALAKALKMTDAQVKTWFQNRRTKWRRQTAEEREAERQQANRLMLHLQQEAFQKSLAGQPLRQDPLCLHNSSLFALQNLQPWAEDHKVTSVSGAAAVV; from the exons ATGGAACCCTTTGGCCTGGGACCGGAGGGGACCGTCCACacgcctccacctcctcctcctccgccgccgccgccgcctcctgccCAGGAGCCCATCCGCTTTGGCATCGACCAGATCCTGGGCTGTCCGCAGCCGCCGCCAACGCAGCAAGAGGACAGTGGCGTGGCCGCCGTCGGAGAGCCCGAGCTGGCGCTTTACAACGGAGGAAGTTACGGCGCAGAGTACAACGCAGCTTGCTCCCTCAGCGCCTACGGCCTTTCCGGGGCTTCTGTGGGCAGTGGCGCCGGCGTGATCCGAGTGCCGGCGCACAGACCTGTCCCCTCGGGGCCGGTCCATCCTCCGTCGGGGGGCCCTAGTCTCACTTTTCCTTGGATGGAGAACAACCGGCGGCTTGCTAAGGACCGGATCGCAG CCACGCTGCCACCTTTCTCTGTGGCCCGGCGCGTCGGCCACCCCTACCAGAACCGCACGCCACCCAAGCGCAAAAAGCCACGCACGTCCTTCTCAAGAGCGCAAATCTGCGAATTGGAGAAACGGTTCCACCGGCAGAAATACCTGGCCTCCGCCGAGCGGGCAGCCCTGGCAAAAGCTCTCAAGATGACCGACGCCCAGGTCAAGACCTGGTTCCAGAACCGCCGCACCAAGTGGAG GCGCCAGACAGCCGAGGAGCGCGAGGCGGAGCGCCAGCAGGCCAACCGGCTGATGCTGCACCTCCAGCAGGAGGCCTTCCAGAAGAGTCTGGCCGGGCAGCCGCTGCGGCAGGACCCGCTCTGCCTGCACAACTCCTCGCTCTTCGCCTTGCAGAACCTGCAACCCTGGGCCGAGGACCACAAGGTGACCTCCGTTTCGGGGGCGGCGGCCGTGGTGTGA